In Chitinophaga sp. H8, the sequence TATATCTTCAGCAGAGCAAAGTTTAGCAGATCCGCTGGCACAACGGTTGCCTGGCAAATATGATCAGATGTTAGGGCGGCGTTTTAGCCAGGGGGTAGAGCTATCTGGTGGTGAATGGCAGAAAATAGCATTGGCGAGGGCTTATATGCGTGAGGCACAGTTGCTGATCCTGGATGAGCCTACGGCAGCTTTGGATGCCCGTGCAGAATATGAAGTGTTCCAGCGTTTTGCAGATCTGACTAAGGGTAAATCAGCAGTACTGATTTCTCACCGTTTTTCTACGGTACGCATGGCCGACCGTATCCTTGTATTGGAAAAAGGAATGTTGCTGGAAATAGGTAGTCATGAAACCCTGCTGCAATTGAATGGCCGTTATGCCGAATTATTCCATTTGCAGGCAATGGGGTACCGCTAGTCTTTTTTATAGTCATGGGAAATGGGTTGAAAATGAATAAATAATAGCCTGCTGGCTACTGATATCCCATAAAAAGATTGCCATTACCGGTTTGGTATATAAAAAGAAACAGGTTTATCCGGAAGAATGGATAAAAAAAACGCAAAAAGTTTTCTTTTCGTGCCGGCCATGATTATCTTTAGCAGTTCCACCCGGCGTTTAAGTGAACAAAATAGCCGGAGCAAAACCCAATTATAACTGATAAAACTTATTATTTAAACTGGTTTGTATGAGTAATCGTAGGAAATTTTTGCGCCAGCTGGCCCTCGGCTCCGGTGCTTTATCTATTGGTATCCCTTCCTTTGCCAGCAATGATTCCCGTGATCGGGAACTGGAGCATGCACTGCAAACGGGTACAAAGTCACAGCGTTTCAATATGTCTGGATATGCAGCCCCAAAACTGGATAAAGTACGTATTGGCCACATCGGCTTAGGCCAGCGCGGTCCCGGTGCAGTATCCCGTATGAGCCATATTGAAGGCGTGGAAATTGTGGCGCTCTGCGATCTGTACCCCGACAGAGTAACTAAAGCGCAACAAATCCTGGAAAAAGCAGGTATGCCTAAAGCAAAAGAATATTCCGGTGAAAACGGCTGGAAAGATATGATTAGTAAGGAAGCCATTGACCTGATATACATCACCAGCCCCTGGGAACTGCACACCCCAATGGCTGTATATGCTATGGAACATGGTAAACACGCCGTTACGGAAATACCTGCTGCACTTACCCTGGACCAATGCTGGCAGCTGGTTGAAACCTCCGAGAAGACCCGTAAGCATTGTATGATGCTGGAAAATTGCTGCTATGATTTCTTTGAAATGCTGACACTGAACATGACCCGCCATGGTTTGTTTGGTGAGCTGGTGCATGCAGAAGGAGCTTATATCCATAATCTGCTGGACCTGAACTTCTCTAAAAACGGTTATGCAAACATGTGGCGCCTGAGAGAAAACTATAAAATGCATGGTAGCTTATACCCTATGCATGGTTTGGGACCTGTGGCACAATGCATGGACATTAACCGCGGGGATAAAATGGATTAC encodes:
- a CDS encoding Gfo/Idh/MocA family protein, yielding MSNRRKFLRQLALGSGALSIGIPSFASNDSRDRELEHALQTGTKSQRFNMSGYAAPKLDKVRIGHIGLGQRGPGAVSRMSHIEGVEIVALCDLYPDRVTKAQQILEKAGMPKAKEYSGENGWKDMISKEAIDLIYITSPWELHTPMAVYAMEHGKHAVTEIPAALTLDQCWQLVETSEKTRKHCMMLENCCYDFFEMLTLNMTRHGLFGELVHAEGAYIHNLLDLNFSKNGYANMWRLRENYKMHGSLYPMHGLGPVAQCMDINRGDKMDYLVSLSSNDFQMQKMANEKAAADPFYKEFANKNYRGNMNTTVIKTNKGKSIMIQHDVTSTRPYSRIHLISGTKGVAQKWPEPEKISFGHEWIKEAELKELYEKYTPEIIKHVGEIAKQIGGHGGMDFMMDWRLIDCLRNGLPLDMDVYDAASWSSIIPLSGKSIAKRSGSMDIPDFTRGAWKNNKPVNLTLDGGGNTGVKKAEKDAAKGQLNV